The following coding sequences are from one Humulus lupulus chromosome X, drHumLupu1.1, whole genome shotgun sequence window:
- the LOC133805205 gene encoding multiple C2 domain and transmembrane region protein 6 gives MSKLVVEIHDATDLMPKDGHGSASAFVEVNFHDQRHRTQTKPKDLNPQWNEKLLFNVVNLGDLPNKTIDVVVYNDRNSDHSRKNFLGRVKISGVSVPLSESDAQIQRYPLDKRDLFSHVKGDIALKIYAVHGYSSDYGPSHPAANYVVETQETPLQEINTNRIDEEREPESEPVVEKIFKKKKKEKEVRTFHSIGTAGGGGGGGGHAAPPPMSSSGFGFESHNHHVKAPAFETRRDFAQVTPPGAAAAVMRMQMPRQNPEFALVETSPPVAARLKYRGDKTASTYDLVEQMHYLYVSVVKARDLPVMDITGSLDPYVEVKLGNYKGVTKHLEKNQNPVWKQIFAFSKERLQSNLLEVTVKDKDFGKDDFVGRVHFDLLEVPLRVPPDSPLAPQWYKLEDKHGMKTKGEVMLAVWMGTQADESFPEAWHSDAHNISHVNLTNTRSKVYFSPKLYYLRIHVIEAQDLIPSDKGRASDTYVKVQLGSQLRVTRPTQIRMGGPVWKEELMFVVSEPFEDFIMVTVEDRVGPGKDEILGRVILPVREATQRLETSKFPDPRWFNLHKPSLVAEEETEKKKEKFSSKIHLMLCLEAGYHVLDESTHFSSDLQPSSKHLRKSNIGILELGILSARNLLPMKSKDGRTTDAYCVAKYGSKWVRTRTLLDTLSPRWNEQYTWEVYDPCTVITIGVFDNSHTNGSKEDARDQRIGKVRIRLSTLETDRIYTHYYPLLVLQPNGLKKHGELQLALRFTCMAWVNMVTQYGKPLLPKMHYVNPIPVKHIDILRHQAQQIVAMRLARAEPPLRRENVEYMLDVDYHMWSLRRSKANFQRIMSVLSGLSAVCRWFDDICYWKNPITTCLVHVLFLMLICYPELILPTIFLYLFVIGIWNYRFRPRHPPHMDARLSQAEFSHPDELDEEFDSFPTIKPADIVRMRYDRLRSVAGRVQTVVGDLASQLERAQAILSWRDPRATAIFIIFSLIWAVSIYVTPFQVVALLVGLFWLRHPRFRSKMPSVPVNFFKRLPSKSDMLL, from the coding sequence ATGAGTAAACTGGTCGTGGAGATTCATGATGCCACTGACCTCATGCCCAAAGATGGGCATGGCTCTGCTAGTGCTTTCGTCGAAGTGAACTTCCACGACCAGCGCCACCGGACTCAGACCAAGCCCAAAGACCTAAACCCTCAATGGAACGAGAAGCTTCTCTTTAACGTGGTTAACCTGGGAGATCTCCCCAACAAGACTATCGACGTCGTTGTCTACAACGACCGTAACTCCGACCACAGCCGCAAAAACTTCCTAGGCCGTGTCAAAATCTCCGGTGTTTCCGTCCCACTTTCTGAGTCCGATGCCCAAATCCAGAGATACCCACTTGACAAACGCGATCTCTTTTCGCATGTAAAGGGAGACATCGCTCTCAAGATCTACGCTGTTCACGGTTATTCTTCCGACTACGGCCCGTCCCATCCGGCCGCGAATTATGTCGTTGAGACTCAAGAAACCCCATTGCAAGAAATTAACACCAACAGAATCGACGAGGAGAGGGAGCCAGAGAGCGAGCCTGTGGTGGAAaagatattcaagaagaagaagaaagaaaaagaagtgaGGACCTTTCACTCTATTGGAACAGCCGGCGGcggtggcggtggtggtggtcATGCTGCTCCGCCACCAATGTCTTCCTCCGGTTTTGGTTTCGAGAGCCATAACCATCATGTAAAGGCGCCGGCTTTCGAGACGAGAAGAGATTTCGCTCAGGTGACTCCGCCAGGGGCGGCGGCGGCCGTGATGAGAATGCAAATGCCGAGACAGAATCCGGAGTTCGCTTTGGTGGAGACTAGTCCGCCGGTGGCTGCTCGGTTAAAGTACAGAGGAGACAAGACAGCGAGTACGTACGATCTCGTGGAGCAGATGCATTACTTGTATGTTAGTGTGGTAAAGGCCAGAGATCTTCCGGTCATGGACATTACCGGCAGTCTCGATCCGTACGTGGAGGTTAAGCTCGGGAACTATAAAGGGGTGACGAAACATTTGGAGAAGAATCAAAACCCAGTTTGGAAGCAGATTTTCGCTTTCTCGAAAGAGAGGTTACAGTCCAATTTGCTTGAAGTTACTGTGAAAGATAAGGATTTTGGGAAGGATGATTTCGTGGGTCGAGTTCATTTTGACCTCTTGGAGGTCCCTCTTCGAGTCCCCCCAGATAGTCCTTTGGCTCCTCAGTGGTACAAATTGGAAGACAAACATGGAATGAAGACCAAAGGTGAGGTTATGCTGGCCGTATGGATGGGAACTCAGGCCGACGAATCCTTCCCGGAGGCTTGGCATTCCGACGCTCACAATATTAGCCATGTCAACCTCACTAATACTCGTTCCAAAGTTTACTTCTCTCCTAAATTGTACTACCTTCGAATTCACGTCATTGAAGCTCAGGACCTTATACCTTCGGACAAAGGCCGAGCCTCTGATACGTATGTGAAGGTTCAACTAGGTAGCCAACTGAGAGTCACGAGGCCTACCCAAATCCGTATGGGTGGTCCGGTTTGGAAGGAAGAGCTCATGTTCGTGGTGTCTGAGCCTTTTGAAGATTTCATCATGGTGACGGTTGAGGACAGAGTTGGGCCGGGGAAAGACGAGATCTTGGGCAGAGTAATCCTTCCGGTTAGGGAGGCTACTCAGAGGCTGGAGACCAGTAAGTTTCCCGACCCTCGGTGGTTCAATCTCCATAAGCCTTCATTGGTGGCTGAGGAGGAGActgagaagaaaaaggagaagttTTCGAGTAAGATTCATCTTATGCTGTGTTTGGAGGCGGGTTATCATGTTCTTGATGAATCGACTCATTTCAGCAGCGATCTTCAGCCTTCTTCCAAACACCTCAGGAAATCCAATATTGGGATTCTTGAACTTGGGATATTGAGTGCTCGGAATTTACTGCCTATGAAGAGCAAAGATGGGAGGACCACCGATGCTTACTGTGTGGCCAAGTATGGGAGCAAATGGGTTCGAACCAGAACGCTTCTTGATACTCTGTCTCCTCGCTGGAATGAGCAGTACACGTGGGAAGTTTATGACCCTTGTACGGTCATCACCATCGGCGTTTTTGACAATTCGCACACTAATGGAAGTAAAGAAGATGCTCGAGACCAGAGGATTGGGAAGGTTAGAATTCGTCTCTCGACTCTCGAAACCGATCGAATATATACACATTACTACCCTCTTTTGGTTCTCCAACCCAATGGTTTGAAAAAACACGGGGAGCTTCAATTGGCTCTGAGGTTCACTTGTATGGCTTGGGTCAATATGGTGACCCAGTATGGGAAACCTCTGCTTCCCAAGATGCATTATGTCAACCCTATACCAGTGAAGCACATTGACATACTGAGGCACCAGGCGCAGCAGATTGTGGCCATGAGGCTGGCGCGGGCTGAGCCGCCACTCCGGCGAGAGAATGTCGAGTACATGTTGGACGTCGACTACCATATGTGGAGCTTGAGGAGGAGCAAAGCTAATTTCCAACGCATAATGTCTGTTCTCTCAGGCCTTTCTGCTGTTTGCAGATGGTTTGATGACATTTGCTATTGGAAAAACCCCATCACTACATGTCTAGTACACGTCTTGTTCTTGATGCTGATTTGTTACCCGGAATTGATACTGCCCACCATCTTCCTTTACCTGTTCGTGATTGGAATTTGGAACTATCGGTTTCGGCCAAGGCATCCTCCTCACATGGATGCTCGGCTTTCGCAGGCTGAATTTTCCCACCCGGATGAACTCGACGAGGAATTTGATTCATTCCCGACTATTAAGCCAGCGGATATAGTCCGAATGAGGTACGACCGGCTGCGAAGCGTGGCAGGAAGAGTGCAGACAGTGGTGGGAGATTTGGCATCACAATTGGAAAGAGCTCAGGCTATATTGAGTTGGAGGGACCCGAGAGCCACAGCTATATTCATCATCTTCTCGTTGATTTGGGCTGTGTCCATTTATGTTACTCCATTCCAAGTTGTGGCGCTGCTTGTTGGGCTCTTCTGGTTGAGACATCCACGGTTTAGAAGCAAGATGCCTTCTGTACCTGTCAACTTCTTCAAGAGGCTGCCATCCAAGTCCGATATGCTGCTTTGA